In Dyadobacter subterraneus, a single genomic region encodes these proteins:
- a CDS encoding HlyD family secretion protein, which yields MKKSILSGLACLFLIAACETKDDYDASGNFEADEVIVSAQQNGQLLSFSVQEGAQLKQGDNVGQIDVKIPELQKQQAEAAIAALKQKTGSSKDQTEVASRQLAVQESQLAQQIRERKRTENLVKADAATQKQLDDIDAAIDQIQKQIGVTRQQIKLYNYNSATQNRGILSEQSPLAVTAKQYQEQINRGQIINPLTGIVLTRYALKGEMAAIGKPLYKIANVDTLTLKAYITGDKLSRIKNGQTVKVRIDQGEKDYKTYSGQIYWISSKAEFTPKTIQTKNERANLVYAIKVRVKNDGFLKIGMYGEAVF from the coding sequence ATGAAAAAAAGTATTTTATCAGGACTCGCTTGTCTTTTCCTGATCGCTGCCTGTGAAACCAAAGATGATTATGATGCGTCAGGCAATTTTGAGGCGGACGAGGTTATTGTTTCTGCACAACAAAACGGGCAGTTGCTATCTTTTTCAGTTCAGGAAGGGGCTCAGTTGAAACAGGGTGATAATGTTGGGCAAATTGATGTAAAAATCCCGGAACTTCAAAAGCAGCAGGCCGAGGCAGCCATAGCGGCATTGAAGCAAAAGACGGGAAGCTCAAAAGATCAGACCGAAGTTGCATCGAGGCAACTGGCTGTACAGGAATCACAGTTGGCTCAACAAATCCGGGAAAGAAAAAGAACGGAAAATCTGGTAAAAGCTGACGCAGCAACACAAAAACAGCTGGATGATATCGATGCGGCCATTGATCAAATCCAAAAACAGATCGGTGTGACGCGCCAGCAAATCAAACTTTACAATTACAATTCAGCAACACAGAACCGTGGAATTTTAAGCGAGCAATCACCGCTCGCCGTGACGGCAAAACAGTATCAGGAACAGATTAACAGAGGACAAATTATCAATCCCCTAACCGGTATTGTCCTGACGCGTTATGCGTTGAAAGGAGAAATGGCAGCAATCGGAAAACCGCTGTACAAAATCGCAAATGTTGACACGCTGACGTTGAAAGCATACATTACAGGAGATAAATTATCCCGGATAAAAAATGGGCAAACGGTAAAAGTTCGGATTGACCAGGGTGAAAAAGATTACAAAACTTACTCCGGCCAAATTTACTGGATTTCTTCCAAGGCAGAATTCACGCCAAAAACCATTCAAACAAAAAACGAAAGAGCGAATCTGGTTTACGCAATAAAAGTCCGGGTTAAGAATGATGGCTTTTTAAAAATTGGTATGTATGGGGAAGCGGTATTTTAG
- a CDS encoding ABC transporter ATP-binding protein: MNAVELHKISKTYDKGKVRAVHEVSFEVRKGELFGLIGSDGAGKTSLFRILTTVLLADSGSATVAGFDVVKDYQQIRNRVGYMPGKFSLYQDLTIKENLEFFATIFGTTIDENYELIKDIYDQIKPFSDRRAGKLSGGMKQKLALCCALIHKPEVLLLDEPTTGVDVVSRKEFWAMLKALKEKGITILVSTPYMDEANLCERIALIQNGEIMSVDTPENIIKSFPTTLFAAKSESIYKLLNDFRSDPKVDSCYAFGEFLHITLKENGDSDLEELKAFAIQKGHSDILIQQITPGIEDSFIRLMREKTQEPAR; encoded by the coding sequence ATGAACGCAGTCGAACTTCATAAAATCTCCAAAACTTACGACAAGGGAAAGGTACGGGCTGTGCATGAAGTTTCCTTTGAAGTGAGGAAGGGAGAGCTTTTTGGATTGATTGGTTCTGATGGCGCGGGAAAAACTTCCTTATTTCGTATCCTGACCACTGTTTTATTGGCTGATAGCGGCAGCGCGACGGTGGCTGGCTTTGATGTCGTAAAAGATTATCAACAGATCCGTAACCGTGTTGGTTATATGCCCGGAAAATTTTCTTTGTATCAGGATCTGACAATCAAAGAAAATCTTGAATTTTTTGCCACTATTTTCGGGACGACGATTGATGAGAATTATGAGTTGATCAAGGATATTTATGACCAGATTAAACCATTCAGCGACCGTCGCGCCGGTAAGCTTTCCGGCGGAATGAAACAAAAACTGGCGCTTTGTTGTGCACTGATACACAAACCGGAGGTGCTGCTTTTGGACGAACCGACAACCGGCGTAGATGTAGTTTCGCGTAAAGAATTTTGGGCAATGCTGAAAGCTTTAAAGGAAAAAGGGATTACGATTCTGGTTTCAACGCCATACATGGACGAGGCGAATTTATGCGAGAGAATTGCACTGATCCAGAATGGCGAAATCATGAGTGTAGATACGCCGGAAAATATTATCAAATCTTTCCCTACCACTCTTTTTGCGGCAAAATCAGAAAGTATTTACAAACTGTTAAATGATTTCCGCTCAGATCCAAAGGTAGATAGCTGCTATGCTTTTGGCGAATTTCTTCATATTACTTTGAAAGAAAACGGCGATAGTGATTTAGAAGAGCTGAAAGCATTTGCCATTCAGAAAGGGCATAGCGATATTTTGATACAGCAAATCACACCCGGTATTGAAGACAGTTTTATCCGTCTGATGCGAGAGAAAACACAGGAACCGGCGCGCTAA
- a CDS encoding TetR/AcrR family transcriptional regulator, whose product MAKGKKNLDLSTEEKIMEAARKVFTEKGYAAARTRDIAEESGINLALLNYYFRSKEKLFELVMLEKVNKLFGTIIPILSDEKTELEEKLDKIAESYIDLLLVNPDLPIFVLSEIRRRPEKFAQLVNAKERVTQSVFMKQLMARKLNVSPFHILINLLGITVFPFVAKPVLSKLIGNEEQYDMLMKQRKELIPMWIKMMLV is encoded by the coding sequence ATGGCAAAGGGAAAGAAAAATCTGGATTTATCGACTGAGGAAAAAATTATGGAAGCGGCTCGCAAAGTGTTTACCGAAAAAGGTTATGCAGCGGCCCGAACCAGAGATATAGCAGAAGAATCCGGTATTAACCTTGCTTTGTTAAACTATTATTTTAGAAGTAAAGAGAAGCTTTTTGAGCTTGTAATGCTTGAAAAGGTCAATAAACTTTTCGGTACTATCATCCCGATTTTAAGTGATGAGAAAACCGAACTGGAAGAAAAACTGGATAAAATTGCAGAATCCTACATTGATCTACTTTTGGTAAATCCGGATCTACCCATTTTTGTTTTGAGTGAAATCAGAAGAAGGCCTGAAAAATTTGCCCAGCTTGTTAACGCAAAAGAACGTGTTACCCAATCTGTTTTTATGAAACAGTTAATGGCCCGTAAGTTAAATGTTAGTCCTTTTCATATTTTGATCAATTTACTTGGCATCACCGTTTTTCCCTTTGTGGCAAAACCCGTTTTATCAAAACTAATTGGAAATGAAGAACAGTACGACATGCTCATGAAACAACGTAAAGAACTGATACCCATGTGGATAAAAATGATGTTAGTTTAA
- a CDS encoding TolC family protein, protein MIKKKKIRLLFLFFFSVQTAAQAQNISNLTIEECYTLARENFPLIKKYDLVRKSSGFSLQNASKLYLPQVAVSGQASYQSQTINFSEVIPSIPGVNFPTLSKDQYKIQADISQIIYDAGDINNQKASIRANQAVQEQNIEMNLREVNDRVNQIYFAIILMDEQLKQNEIRKSELQSQLDKTLAALANGTSFRSNADQLKAELINVDMNSIEFKANKQAYLKMLSIIIDKKVDSETKLQMPGEKIMSAEINRPEIKFYDLQKRLFDVEDKKLQSAFTPKVSAFFQGAYGRPTLNIIKNEFGPWFVIGLRLNWNLGSLYSLKNNRQSLHISRQSLEVDKEIFLYNTNLSLSQQSGDIQKYKDLIEQDKMVIGLRESVKKSSLAQLENGVITVHEYISQLNSENTSRQTLILHTIQLLQAEYKYNHISGSEN, encoded by the coding sequence ATGATTAAAAAGAAAAAAATCCGGCTGCTTTTTCTTTTCTTTTTCTCCGTACAGACAGCGGCGCAAGCCCAGAACATTTCAAATCTTACAATTGAAGAATGTTACACGCTGGCTCGTGAGAATTTTCCGCTGATTAAGAAATATGATCTGGTTCGCAAGAGCAGTGGTTTTTCGTTACAGAATGCGTCAAAATTGTATCTGCCCCAGGTAGCTGTCAGTGGCCAGGCTTCCTACCAATCGCAGACTATTAATTTCTCAGAAGTAATTCCATCAATTCCGGGCGTGAATTTCCCTACCCTTAGCAAAGATCAATATAAAATACAGGCCGATATTAGCCAGATCATTTATGACGCTGGTGATATCAATAATCAAAAAGCCTCGATCAGAGCCAATCAGGCCGTTCAGGAGCAAAATATTGAAATGAATCTGAGAGAGGTGAATGACAGGGTGAATCAGATTTATTTTGCCATTATTCTTATGGATGAACAATTAAAGCAAAACGAAATAAGAAAATCTGAACTGCAAAGTCAGCTTGATAAAACACTTGCGGCGCTGGCAAACGGGACTTCCTTCCGAAGCAATGCGGACCAGTTAAAAGCTGAGCTTATAAATGTGGATATGAACAGCATTGAGTTCAAAGCAAATAAGCAGGCATATCTTAAAATGTTGTCAATTATCATTGATAAAAAAGTGGATTCGGAAACAAAACTGCAAATGCCTGGTGAAAAAATCATGTCAGCCGAAATTAACCGTCCTGAAATAAAATTCTATGATCTGCAAAAACGTCTTTTTGATGTAGAAGATAAAAAATTACAATCGGCCTTCACGCCAAAGGTCAGCGCATTTTTTCAGGGCGCTTATGGCCGTCCGACACTGAATATTATCAAAAATGAATTTGGTCCCTGGTTTGTCATCGGTCTAAGGTTAAACTGGAATCTTGGCAGCCTTTATTCGCTAAAAAACAATAGACAAAGTCTACACATAAGCCGGCAGAGCTTGGAAGTTGACAAAGAAATTTTTCTATATAACACCAATCTTAGCCTAAGTCAGCAAAGCGGAGATATTCAAAAGTATAAGGATTTGATTGAACAGGACAAAATGGTAATCGGGCTTCGGGAATCTGTAAAAAAATCATCACTGGCGCAGTTGGAAAACGGGGTGATAACGGTCCACGAATACATTTCACAGCTTAATTCCGAAAACACTTCGCGGCAGACTTTGATTCTTCATACCATCCAGCTTTTGCAGGCAGAATATAAATACAACCACATTTCAGGAAGTGAAAACTAG